In the genome of Oncorhynchus gorbuscha isolate QuinsamMale2020 ecotype Even-year linkage group LG05, OgorEven_v1.0, whole genome shotgun sequence, the window CCTGGATCCTTGGACCGCTCAGAGCCAGACCCACCACGCCGTACGACCCCCGGCCACAGCTACGGAGAAAGACAGACCACTGTCACATAACTATATAGTAATACTATAAGCTAAACCCAAACCCCGGGACGACTCAGGGCCAGACCTACACCACCGCACCAGCCCCAGCAACAGTTACAGAGAACCATCACGGGACAGACAAAAACAAAGTCACAGCTGCATAGGAAGAGTAGGGATTCCCAAACTTTTCATGTCAGTGCCCTCTGAATATGATGAGGCTCCAGCTGAGGACCACCACTACCTTAAAAAATATGTTGTTTTGCCACTTGGTAGATTACTAGGAAGTCGCAATAAATAAGACCCCAGACTCATGTTTGAGAACTCCTGACCCTTCTCAGCATTGAAAAGAACAGTACATGTTACAGATCACTCAGGTACTCACCACTCTCTTTCAGGGGAGAAGACATTCTCCACATGGCCCCCAGCGATGAGAGCCTTGCTGCGTGCCAAAGGCTCCAGGACCTGGTTAAGGAAGCGGGCTGCTCCGGGTTTGTAGGCTTCATAGCCAAACAGCAGCACCACACGCAGATCAGGGTTATTCACCAGCCCTGAGGGGACAGGACGACaacagagaggggtcagagatggaatCATATCATGGTGGACCGTTGGCTAAAGCCAAGGATGTGTTTAGCATACTGTAGAAATGTTTGTTGCCATCTCTTTTCTGTAAATATTGGTATTTATCACACACTCATATACTAATCCTAGTATCAACTTTACACTGCAGGGTTTGTATTGGGCTAGAACAAGACCTGCACTGACCAGCTTAATGGTTGACTGTGGTACCCCTATGTGGCAGAGCGGAGAAAAGTATATTTCTGAACTGGTCATCATAACTTCAACTCGGTCTCACCAACCTGCTTCCTCCAGGTGTGACTCTGAGATGGTGCGTTTGCAGAAGTGAAAGGGGCGGATGTCCACTCCCTCCATCCTAGGGAACATGATAGCATAGCCAGCTTCTCCTTCTTGGAACTCCTTCGGTGGACCCGAGTGGGAGCCACTGGGAGTTACTGTGGGGGAAGATGAAGAGAGACTCAGCAGCAACTCTTGGGAGGACATTGGAAGTttgcttaaaaaaaatatatacattttggcAAATGCCTTCTTCAGGGTTACTGTGGGAAAAGGCAGAAGGACAAATCATAATGTCAACCAATGTCCTTTTCCTTATATTGGAAAATGTATCACCGGTATGATATACATTTaaagtagttagctagctaacagtaattGCATTTTAACATATTGCATGGTGTTCCACTTCTCTGGTTGTCTTAAGCACTTAATCTACGTGGCATAACACTATTTAACACATCAGTAATACCTAGCTAGATTTTCAGTTCACGAGCAAAAACACTATCTGCATAGTTGGTTGATGGAGTGTCACTTCTCTCCAGCTTAGTGATTATATAGAGGAATACAGAGCACAAATCCTGTTGTCAGGAATACTAGGTTATCAATCGACATATCTAGTCGCCATGCTAGTTGCCATGCTTCTCTTCCCAGCTCCAAAGCAGAGCACCCCATGTTAATAAGGCAGGGGGAGATTAATGTGGACCATCCCCTGTTGACAGGTGACACATTCCTCTGTGATACGCTTAAGTGAGCTGGTGAACATTCAAAAACTGGTAGATGAAAATGCACAACACGCATCAAAGAGGAAAGGACCTGAATGTCATGCACCGGCAGCAGCCTGTGTCATGAATTATGGCACAAGAGCTAGCTATGAGTGGTTAGTGTTGTAAGAATTATgtgttataacatattataaaaCATGGTTTTAGTTACCACAAGGTGTTCTGGTCATTAGGAATGGAAATATGAAAATACTGTGGTTCTTACAAACAACACCAGGCGTGGTGATGGCCATGATGTCACATCCATTGGGGAACAGCCTGTTCAGTTCCTCCACTGAGTCTGGACTGTGGTGGGTCTTGCGTGCTGCAAGATGGGATACAGGTTAGAACATGCCTTACAATTAGATTGTTACTGACTGGGACTCTTAATATAAGCAGCAGGTTTCACAACTTAGCCTTCAACTTTTAATAACTTACCACATGTTTAGTAACATAAACTAAATGGAAGTTAGCTAGTAGATAAGAGGCCACAGTACTTTTTACTTCTCGGCCCAGCATTATTAGTGTGCTTTACTACAGAGTAGTAAATGTACATGTTACGTCTTACCCTTTTTCTGCTTGTAGGAAGAGTCTTGTCCACTGAAGGTCTCGCTGTCCACCATAACCAAGACTGTTTTGGGCAGCAGGTATACATTCTGCAAACATTAAGAGAGAGGTGTTTCTACAGTTTCCAATCATGTCAGACTCCACATACTGCACACAGACTGTCTTCCACTGTAGGAGCCAGGCTATAACTTTACTGTGTTCTACTAGCCTACTTGTAGGACTGTTGCAACAGAATACAGATACATATGCATAATGTCGAACAAGCATGCCTCTGGCTAATCtcagttaacccagaactaaagtctGGCGTAATTGGTCAGATGCTCGATTAAGTTCTGGGTCTGTACATGTTAAGAGATGAGATGCTAGAATGAGGAGTGGAACCGGATTGAGGAGATCCACTCTTTGCATGTTATGGGTAAATGTATGGGCCAGATGTCCCCTCCCATTCCAAAATGAGAAAATATGGTAACACCTGCGAAATCTTGATTTGTCCAAATATAAATCCAGTGACGAAAACTGGAACTACTTCTGCTTGTTATCAATCAGAGCTCATAGTATAAAGACAGATCTACAGGACCATTTATGTTTATGTAGTCTGTTCACGAGATACTACTCTCTGGCATGCAATCATGTCAGCTCTATTCATGACACTTCTATCAACAATTCATGAACGATCTCCTGAAAGAGACCCTGTTGTAATTTGTGTATTTTCAGTAGTCAAACTGACCTCCACTTCTTCAGCCAGGCTGTGGCAGAGAGCATGGCCGTCATAGTTGGACGGTCCAGAGGCAGACACCCACGTCAACTTCTGCTGGACCCTCAGTACTCTCCGTGCACAGTTCATCCACAGTCTGCAAACACTGCACAATAAGGAAGACAGTGTTAGCTCTCACTCATCCTGGCATGACAAGGAAATTGTTTAAAAGAACATGATACCTACGACCAGTCTATGgataactagctaacgttagctagattcCAAGCATTTcttagctagctaatttagctgTCAAACACATCTGTAATACAAGATTATTACTAAAATACTGTTGTGCTacctgttaactagctagccaacgtATGCTAGTTTCACATGGCAAGCAAAACGTATACAGCTAACAGACACATTTGGTGTATATTGCTAGTTAGCTACATATATTCAGTTTCAGTCCTGTTTAGAACTTGAAACGTGCATTGCCATTGTTGATAAAACACtgctcgctaacgttagctagctgactGTGGCTAATCGGTCAGTGTTATCCAGAATCATTGGGACATCCCTAACCCCACCCCCCCGAAACCCTACCcttacaggggggggggggacgtccCACTGTGCCCCGATAGCACGGACAGTTGCtaatctagctagctacctaacgttagctagctagctagtcacTTACCAAGCAATTTGGAGCAGGGATTTGGTTGGTACAAACATCAAAATTCTCTCCACTACTTCTGCCACATTACTGAGAATGTATTCTGCCGTGCATTCATCCGAAACGCCAGAAAAGTCTTTATTTCCATCCATATTTCCTTCGCAAGATCTTGGCAGCTAGCGACGGATTTGTCTTTTGACCTTTCACTAATGCAAATTGCATAGCTAAATATCGAAAGCAGTTTTCGGGAGAAAGTACACAATTACTGCCACCTAGTGGCGAGTACACTTTATCTGCCTCGTatgtataaatcaaatcaaacgttatttgtccatgcgccgaaaacaacaggtataatagatcttacagtgaaatgcttacttacaagcccaagaccaacaatgcaaatagtctggttagccatttgattagatgttcaggagtcttatggcttagtggtagaagctgtttagaagcctcttggacctagacttgacccTCCGGGTACCGcttgcttgctgtgtggtagcagagagaaccgtttacgactagggtggctggagtctttggccatttttagggccttcctctgacaccacctggtatagatgtcctggatggcaagaagcttggccccggggatgtactgggccgtacacactaccctctgtagagccttcctctgacaccacctggtatagatgtcctggatggcaggaagcttggccccggggatgtactgggccgtacacactaccctctgtagagccttcctctgacaccacctggtatagaggtcctggatggcaggaagcttggccccggggatgtaaataataataataatatatgccatttagcagacgctttttatccaaagcgacttacagtcatgcgtgcatacattctacgtatggatgtactgggccgtacacactaccctctgtagtgctttgcggttggaggccgagcagttgccataccaggtagtgatgcaacccgtcaggatgctctcgatggtgtagctgtaaaaccttttgaggatctgaggacccatgccaaatattttcagtctcctgagggggaataggttttgtcgtgccctcttcatgactgtcttggtgtgcttggaccatgttagtttgttgacgatgtggacaccaaggaactagctctcaacctgctctactacagtactcggtcctccttttcctgtagtccacaatcatctcctttgtctggagaggttgttgtcctttcaCCACataacatgtgtgtgtatatatatatatatatgtgtgtgtgtgtgtcatatatTCATGGTTTACATTTTCAGTGCATTGGCATTTGAGAAAGAATTATCCTCATAAAAAACACTATTTTATCActccaaataaaaataaaaatttgtttTGTTTCTATATCACTGCAAAATAACACAAAAATAGTAGGCTATGCATTGTCCTGGAAATATCATTTTTTTAATTCAATGGGTCAATTCAAGGTGGTACCACCTTGGTTGATTATAATGATTATATGTTTTGTAAGTAGTATTAGACTGTGTTTACACACGCAACCTATTTCAGATTTTTTGGGGCAAAAAAAAGTTTGTCTAATTggccaaaagaccaattagtggaaaaagtTCAGA includes:
- the LOC124035010 gene encoding F-box only protein 22-like, giving the protein MDGNKDFSGVSDECTAEYILSNVAEVVERILMFVPTKSLLQIACVCRLWMNCARRVLRVQQKLTWVSASGPSNYDGHALCHSLAEEVENVYLLPKTVLVMVDSETFSGQDSSYKQKKARKTHHSPDSVEELNRLFPNGCDIMAITTPGVVLTPSGSHSGPPKEFQEGEAGYAIMFPRMEGVDIRPFHFCKRTISESHLEEAGLVNNPDLRVVLLFGYEAYKPGAARFLNQVLEPLARSKALIAGGHVENVFSPERECCGRGSYGVVGLALSGPRIQGASVLLEQDVSSPKAAEATIRRLKAANLPERNTLGFMFACVGRGHNYYNNQRNVEADTFRKVFPNIPLFGFFGNGEIGCDRIVKEDYTLCDTDTDSLQHGYTTVMTLVHLG